A region from the Pontibacillus yanchengensis genome encodes:
- a CDS encoding type II toxin-antitoxin system RelE family toxin: protein MYNVVFASKRVKKEFSKFNKKEREDIQEALTTLQQDPYPEMYQCTKLNKNKNVKRIRCKRARIFYMIKESTIYVGHMDIRNSKSYSTNPAEWFAAV, encoded by the coding sequence ATGTATAATGTGGTATTTGCATCCAAGCGTGTAAAAAAAGAATTTTCGAAGTTCAACAAAAAGGAACGAGAGGATATCCAAGAAGCTCTAACAACTTTACAACAAGATCCGTATCCTGAGATGTATCAATGCACCAAGTTAAACAAAAATAAAAACGTGAAGCGGATTCGATGTAAACGAGCACGTATCTTCTACATGATTAAAGAATCAACTATTTATGTTGGTCATATGGACATTAGGAATAGCAAATCATACTCTACTAATCCAGCGGAATGGTTTGCTGCAGTGTAA
- a CDS encoding NPCBM/NEW2 domain-containing protein codes for MVMDLKTLVALDFLFGDDGGPDRPKDDTDGWGCLSAIGCIVVPIIAALIFALFWVGIEKIISWYSSHPIIQKVLYPITFDAYHDLGSTLWHKIWITLLTFILISLLSFTILALLEEVIIKENISKAVGKPFFILFTVILGSYVIGAIARFIIYLMLWLPVLLHPEADNYEEFIRLANTQEVYFADERVEADINNQSNSIDIKSEDNEGIRDTVENQLHHDGYILFRHIPQEENAQKAEQSSTIHITVNEDYKAFKAKIGQAKLDDRNLVEQMRNPSNPGEDNSSATITILLDDNEIYHNSIKPNSDIENINVDLSDSKKLTIKTSFNKGKSSNIALFNPRFYLNKK; via the coding sequence ATGGTTATGGATCTCAAAACTTTAGTAGCATTAGATTTCTTATTTGGTGACGATGGTGGACCTGATAGACCTAAAGATGATACCGATGGGTGGGGCTGCTTGTCTGCCATTGGATGTATTGTTGTCCCTATAATTGCAGCTTTGATCTTCGCTTTATTTTGGGTAGGGATAGAGAAGATCATTTCATGGTATAGTTCCCACCCTATTATACAAAAGGTACTTTACCCAATAACTTTTGATGCGTATCACGACCTTGGTTCAACGTTATGGCATAAGATATGGATAACCTTACTTACATTTATCTTAATAAGCTTATTATCTTTCACTATACTTGCGTTATTGGAAGAAGTAATAATAAAGGAGAATATAAGTAAAGCTGTAGGAAAGCCATTTTTCATTCTTTTTACGGTAATCCTTGGTTCCTACGTGATAGGCGCTATCGCTCGTTTTATCATTTATTTAATGCTGTGGTTGCCTGTTTTGCTTCATCCAGAAGCGGATAATTACGAGGAATTTATCAGATTAGCAAATACACAGGAAGTATATTTTGCAGACGAAAGAGTGGAAGCGGATATAAATAACCAATCAAATTCCATAGACATTAAATCTGAAGACAATGAAGGCATCAGAGATACTGTTGAGAACCAATTACATCATGATGGTTACATTCTATTTAGACACATTCCGCAAGAGGAGAATGCCCAAAAAGCTGAACAATCCTCAACAATACATATCACTGTAAATGAAGATTATAAGGCTTTCAAAGCTAAAATAGGACAAGCTAAATTAGATGATAGAAATCTTGTTGAGCAAATGAGAAATCCGTCTAATCCAGGGGAAGATAATAGCTCAGCTACGATAACAATCCTTTTGGATGATAACGAGATTTACCATAATTCAATAAAACCAAATTCTGATATAGAAAACATAAATGTGGATTTGAGTGATTCTAAGAAACTAACAATAAAAACCTCATTTAACAAAGGGAAATCATCTAATATAGCCCTGTTCAACCCTAGATTTTATTTGAACAAAAAATAA
- a CDS encoding ArdC-like ssDNA-binding domain-containing protein yields MMSKKNHSKSKKQTRQEKVDEAFELIEEGIQTIAASTKQYQNFLKFSSKHYQYSLRNQVLIFQQMPNARFVAGFNTWKKHDRHVKKGEKGIKIIARGSKVKEVENENGEKELQESYYYFVTHVFDISQTEGEDVPSFSDLIKTIKGETELYEKVKSVCSFPVYEKADSNGADGYFDLKNKLIVIQRKNPSNHKLLTLIHEWGHGILHNDLEKRKELSRQQRELEAESVGFTVCHVLGIDTSQNSFGYLASFGQSKTIELIKQSEERIQMAVKEILSKIDEELQEDNEGYEVSA; encoded by the coding sequence ATGATGAGTAAAAAAAATCATAGTAAGAGCAAGAAACAAACTCGTCAAGAAAAGGTAGATGAAGCCTTTGAACTTATAGAAGAGGGGATACAAACAATAGCAGCTTCCACGAAGCAGTATCAAAACTTTCTTAAGTTTTCGAGCAAGCATTATCAATACAGCCTTCGAAATCAGGTTCTTATTTTTCAACAAATGCCTAATGCGAGATTTGTTGCAGGATTCAATACCTGGAAGAAACATGATCGTCATGTGAAGAAAGGCGAAAAAGGAATTAAGATAATTGCTCGCGGCTCAAAGGTTAAGGAAGTCGAAAATGAAAATGGAGAGAAGGAGCTACAAGAGAGTTATTATTACTTTGTTACTCACGTTTTTGATATATCTCAAACGGAGGGTGAGGATGTTCCAAGCTTTTCTGACCTAATCAAGACCATAAAGGGAGAAACGGAGTTATACGAAAAAGTAAAATCGGTTTGCTCTTTTCCTGTTTATGAAAAAGCGGACAGTAACGGTGCTGATGGTTACTTTGACCTCAAGAATAAACTTATTGTGATTCAGAGGAAAAATCCATCTAACCACAAATTACTAACGCTCATTCATGAATGGGGACATGGGATTCTCCATAATGATCTTGAGAAGCGGAAAGAACTCTCCAGACAACAGAGAGAGCTAGAAGCGGAGTCGGTAGGATTCACCGTTTGTCATGTGTTAGGGATTGATACTTCTCAAAACTCCTTTGGTTACTTAGCTTCTTTTGGTCAAAGTAAGACCATTGAATTGATTAAACAAAGCGAGGAACGCATTCAGATGGCTGTTAAAGAAATCCTTTCTAAAATAGATGAAGAATTGCAGGAGGATAATGAAGGTTATGAGGTGAGCGCGTAA
- a CDS encoding Rad52/Rad22 family DNA repair protein, whose amino-acid sequence MEPLNMQEIKEKLSEPFSSQDLEWRTVHTFSNQNGPTAIVVPYVQSRAIMNRLDEVVGWDRWENEIKELPGGGVTQGIRIWISEERSIIKWDGADRTQVEPTKGAISGALKRSAILYNLGRYLYDLGEFRVKVTQQKSTQNDVRVNDKKQNIFGYFTPPQLPSNALPQHEQGSRSGQTSPQQNQGHEKPQQSTQGSIPPGFTECILDGLLPKDANGQRYYEIALMSNNNQSAVVYAIGKMAQKIEELSLEPKSKVAVKTSMHESGQAYVIDDIAKVG is encoded by the coding sequence ATGGAACCATTAAACATGCAGGAAATCAAAGAGAAGTTATCTGAACCTTTTTCGAGTCAAGATCTCGAATGGCGAACGGTTCATACGTTTTCTAACCAAAACGGACCGACGGCTATCGTTGTACCCTATGTACAATCGAGAGCAATTATGAACCGTTTGGATGAAGTTGTAGGATGGGACCGCTGGGAAAATGAGATTAAAGAATTACCTGGTGGTGGAGTTACGCAAGGAATCCGTATTTGGATTTCAGAAGAACGTTCCATTATCAAATGGGATGGAGCAGACAGAACTCAAGTAGAGCCAACCAAAGGAGCCATTTCTGGAGCTTTGAAAAGGAGTGCTATCCTTTATAACTTGGGAAGATATCTATATGATCTAGGTGAATTTAGGGTGAAAGTAACGCAACAAAAATCTACTCAAAATGATGTGCGCGTTAATGATAAGAAACAAAATATTTTTGGTTATTTTACACCGCCTCAGTTACCTAGTAATGCTTTACCTCAACATGAGCAAGGAAGTCGCAGTGGTCAAACATCACCACAACAGAATCAAGGACATGAGAAGCCTCAACAAAGCACACAAGGGTCTATCCCTCCTGGCTTTACGGAGTGTATCTTAGACGGTCTGTTGCCGAAAGATGCAAACGGTCAAAGATACTATGAGATTGCTCTTATGTCTAATAACAATCAGTCTGCTGTGGTCTATGCTATTGGTAAGATGGCTCAAAAGATTGAGGAATTAAGTTTAGAGCCAAAATCGAAGGTAGCTGTTAAAACGTCGATGCATGAGAGTGGCCAAGCCTATGTTATTGATGACATTGCAAAAGTAGGATAA
- the ltrA gene encoding group II intron reverse transcriptase/maturase — MLMERIVSHENANRAMERVIKNKGSHGIDEMPVTFLRKHLNDNWKQLKHELLSGTYQPKPVRRVEIPKPGGGKRKLGIPTVTDRFIQQAIAQVLTDLYDPTFSERSYGFRPKRRAHDAIEVARGYIQEGYRWVVDMDLEKFFDKVNHDRLMSTLSKRVHDPTLMRLIRKYLQSGVLNDGLVSPITEGTPQGGPLSPLLSNIVLDELDKELEKRGHKFVRFADDCNIYVKSRRAGERVLEAMTQFIEKKLKLKVNREKSDVGRPWRRKFLGVSFTSNKKNPKVRLSNSTVTRFKNRIRELTSRKKSMRMSQRIKKLNQYLVGWIGYYQIVDTPSKFKELEGWLNRRMRMIRWKEWKNPKTRVENLRKLGAKKEAYEWGQSRKGYWRIACSQVLHTTLGTSYWKRLGLKSLTEQYEHLRQNN, encoded by the coding sequence ATGTTGATGGAACGAATCGTGTCACACGAGAATGCGAATCGCGCCATGGAGCGCGTGATTAAAAACAAAGGGAGCCATGGGATTGACGAGATGCCCGTAACATTCCTACGGAAGCACCTCAATGATAACTGGAAACAGCTAAAACATGAACTCCTTTCGGGTACTTATCAACCTAAACCCGTTCGCCGAGTCGAAATCCCGAAACCAGGTGGAGGGAAAAGGAAGCTAGGAATCCCGACGGTGACCGACCGTTTCATTCAACAAGCCATCGCTCAAGTCCTTACCGACCTGTATGACCCAACATTCTCGGAGCGAAGCTACGGCTTCCGTCCAAAACGAAGAGCTCATGATGCGATTGAAGTCGCTAGAGGTTACATCCAAGAGGGATACAGATGGGTAGTGGATATGGATTTAGAGAAATTCTTCGATAAGGTCAACCATGACCGACTGATGTCAACGCTTTCGAAACGCGTTCATGACCCCACCTTAATGCGATTGATTCGTAAATACCTTCAATCGGGTGTCTTGAATGATGGGCTAGTTAGCCCAATCACAGAAGGAACTCCTCAAGGTGGCCCCCTAAGTCCTTTATTATCTAACATCGTCTTGGACGAACTTGACAAAGAACTGGAAAAACGAGGTCATAAATTCGTCCGCTTTGCGGATGACTGTAATATCTACGTGAAGTCCAGAAGGGCTGGTGAACGTGTGCTGGAGGCAATGACACAGTTTATCGAAAAGAAACTCAAACTTAAAGTTAATCGAGAGAAGAGTGATGTCGGCCGCCCCTGGAGAAGGAAATTTCTAGGGGTAAGCTTTACGTCGAATAAGAAGAACCCCAAAGTAAGGCTATCTAATTCGACGGTTACACGATTCAAGAATCGTATAAGGGAACTAACTTCAAGGAAGAAATCCATGAGAATGTCTCAACGGATTAAAAAGCTTAATCAATACCTTGTTGGATGGATAGGATACTATCAAATTGTCGACACACCTTCAAAATTCAAAGAGTTAGAGGGCTGGTTAAACCGTAGGATGCGAATGATTCGATGGAAAGAATGGAAGAACCCCAAAACGAGAGTGGAAAACCTTCGAAAACTCGGAGCGAAAAAGGAAGCTTACGAATGGGGGCAATCAAGAAAAGGCTACTGGCGAATAGCCTGTAGCCAAGTCCTACACACAACCCTAGGCACTTCCTATTGGAAACGCCTAGGACTAAAAAGTTTAACGGAACAATATGAACATCTGCGTCAGAATAATTAG
- a CDS encoding helix-turn-helix domain-containing protein: MISTVEQLKEYLPDLYEELAEKYESISDWTGVKITAPLWESNEVLNSFLLHYTTDEVVSKDSDWKTGDIFENYATTITYNRIINKGKNTYMDDLALMLKMGDVLDSVMSIKEAEKQMGLPDGTIRRDISRGKLGPHMVRKSGNTWLITKEALKEIYSDYAQEFYIFTLGFTHVDYREVSEVRSLSVHRVKSLSSLFHGSIGEIKKYEGTEYDLQETPDINGRYKEAINEGLTVLEWVISQEQFEQLMHLDLMSVDYTQSLGLFKDALATAEYIMSFSNIEDGHYHQSCRLLALNLCQSIQEHTLTATNYDILDELERVLINQDTLFSYIEELSIDSNATNYLKKEVLGKDVANIAALLKYLVESVQKQREGK; this comes from the coding sequence TTGATTTCTACGGTCGAGCAATTAAAGGAATATCTACCAGATTTATATGAAGAACTTGCTGAAAAGTATGAGAGCATTTCTGACTGGACGGGAGTGAAAATCACTGCTCCTCTATGGGAATCTAATGAAGTTTTGAATTCATTTCTTCTCCACTACACTACTGATGAAGTGGTATCCAAAGATAGTGATTGGAAAACAGGAGATATATTTGAAAACTATGCGACGACAATAACCTATAACAGGATCATTAACAAAGGGAAAAATACATATATGGATGATTTAGCACTAATGTTGAAAATGGGTGATGTTCTTGATTCAGTAATGTCCATTAAAGAAGCAGAGAAACAAATGGGACTACCAGATGGAACGATTAGACGTGATATTTCACGAGGTAAGTTGGGCCCTCATATGGTAAGAAAATCAGGCAATACTTGGCTTATAACCAAAGAGGCTTTAAAAGAAATATATAGTGATTATGCCCAGGAGTTTTATATTTTTACTCTAGGATTTACTCATGTAGACTACCGAGAAGTTTCTGAAGTTAGATCATTGAGTGTGCATCGTGTTAAAAGTTTATCGTCCTTGTTCCACGGTTCAATAGGTGAAATAAAGAAATACGAAGGAACTGAATATGATTTACAAGAAACTCCAGATATTAATGGAAGGTATAAAGAGGCTATCAATGAAGGGCTAACGGTTCTTGAATGGGTGATATCCCAAGAACAATTTGAACAACTGATGCATCTGGACCTAATGAGTGTTGATTATACTCAATCACTTGGCTTGTTCAAAGACGCTTTGGCAACAGCTGAATATATTATGAGCTTCTCTAACATCGAAGATGGGCATTACCATCAATCTTGTCGATTATTAGCATTGAATCTCTGCCAATCTATTCAAGAACATACATTAACAGCTACGAATTATGACATATTAGATGAATTGGAAAGAGTATTAATCAATCAGGATACCCTATTTTCTTATATTGAGGAGCTTAGTATTGATTCCAATGCAACAAACTATCTGAAAAAAGAGGTATTAGGTAAGGATGTAGCAAACATAGCAGCTCTCCTTAAATATCTAGTAGAAAGTGTTCAAAAGCAACGTGAGGGTAAATAA
- a CDS encoding DUF1643 domain-containing protein, which yields MSQGVYFSNYIDTDNIVMNPNSYEDDLHSTFHHRYSLTIPYVGREEGGHAIVIMKNPSNAGKYDEQGRRVSDDTIYMVLDYIYKLQNYSIKYVTILNLFTLTGGTLKDLKGFIGTTTENMKRRENNIVIQRTLEHFDSSKDLIIAGWGAKSTLNIRPYKQRVQEVIRLLDGKPLYRVGPLVGKGVFPGHGKYWYDYKKLRSYYS from the coding sequence TTGTCGCAAGGTGTGTATTTCTCAAATTACATTGATACAGATAATATAGTGATGAATCCAAATTCATATGAAGATGATCTGCATTCTACTTTTCATCATAGATACTCTTTAACGATCCCGTATGTTGGTAGAGAAGAAGGAGGCCATGCGATTGTTATTATGAAAAACCCAAGTAACGCAGGGAAATATGACGAGCAAGGTAGAAGGGTTTCAGATGACACAATCTATATGGTTCTTGATTATATTTATAAGCTCCAGAATTATTCTATTAAGTATGTAACGATATTAAATCTTTTCACCTTAACAGGAGGAACGCTAAAGGATTTAAAGGGATTTATAGGAACAACAACAGAAAATATGAAACGAAGAGAAAATAACATTGTTATACAAAGAACATTAGAACATTTCGACTCCAGCAAAGACCTTATTATAGCTGGATGGGGAGCGAAAAGCACTTTAAACATACGTCCTTATAAACAAAGAGTACAAGAAGTTATTAGACTATTAGATGGTAAACCATTGTATCGAGTGGGTCCCTTAGTAGGTAAAGGTGTTTTCCCTGGTCACGGGAAGTACTGGTATGATTACAAAAAATTACGCTCGTATTATTCCTAA
- a CDS encoding single-stranded DNA-binding protein produces the protein MLNQFEMIGRSTRQPKLNHTNTSQKSVANVSLAQDYYVNGENGTSEKRTRYVDFVAWDKRAQDLCANLAKGRLLFVKARVQPVKKTIGGKNYTFNELIIESYQYLDNKKDFQDSLQSTNQQSANGNGQPSGLPEAPQYGDPFSGQALQ, from the coding sequence ATGTTAAACCAATTTGAAATGATAGGAAGATCAACTCGTCAGCCGAAGCTCAATCATACGAATACATCTCAAAAGAGTGTAGCTAACGTATCCTTAGCTCAAGATTACTATGTTAATGGAGAAAATGGTACTTCGGAAAAACGAACTCGTTATGTTGATTTCGTTGCATGGGACAAGCGAGCTCAAGACCTTTGCGCTAACCTTGCTAAAGGTAGGTTGCTTTTTGTCAAAGCTCGTGTTCAACCTGTTAAGAAGACCATTGGTGGGAAGAACTATACATTTAACGAACTGATTATTGAAAGTTACCAGTATCTTGATAACAAGAAAGACTTTCAGGATTCATTACAGTCCACTAATCAGCAATCCGCTAACGGGAATGGTCAACCGTCAGGGCTTCCAGAAGCACCTCAATACGGAGATCCATTTAGTGGTCAAGCTCTTCAATAA
- a CDS encoding HD-GYP domain-containing protein, producing MEARDQHTLKHSLIVAQKAYELAGSLDLVPEDMFLAGLLHDIGKIAMGDDILKSSRRLSSGEKYILNEHVIEGFNILKESAFSYSTLDFCLYHHERLNGKGYPYGVQDIPLEGRLAAVVDVYSALSLPRKYHPKNYKQEEVIEVMLNEQRETQGYDAYILSMLINNVERHLHYGHIHNSMTKTSNV from the coding sequence TTGGAAGCAAGAGATCAACACACATTAAAACACAGTTTAATAGTGGCTCAAAAAGCATACGAATTAGCAGGATCCTTGGATTTAGTGCCAGAAGATATGTTTCTCGCTGGTTTACTCCATGATATTGGTAAGATTGCTATGGGAGACGACATTTTAAAAAGTAGCCGTCGATTATCTTCAGGCGAGAAGTATATTCTTAATGAACATGTTATTGAAGGCTTTAACATTTTAAAAGAAAGCGCCTTTTCCTACTCAACTCTAGATTTTTGCCTTTATCATCATGAGCGTTTGAATGGTAAGGGATATCCATATGGAGTCCAAGACATACCACTAGAAGGAAGATTGGCAGCTGTTGTTGATGTTTATAGTGCATTATCTCTTCCGAGAAAGTATCATCCTAAGAATTATAAGCAGGAAGAAGTAATTGAAGTCATGCTAAATGAACAGCGAGAAACGCAAGGATATGATGCTTATATCCTCAGTATGCTAATAAACAACGTAGAAAGACATTTACATTATGGCCACATTCATAATTCAATGACAAAAACATCTAACGTGTAA
- a CDS encoding DUF6710 family protein, whose translation MFKSLVERLRNDKPKGPSPNEIKREEERREFNNLLSIAKKILASDSPNKIYEYIYTLGKAKQHQLIVNCFRKHMISKEEVWNEENLFFLRKKRSLLFRRFDVSGNNLLNLTSVREDIRIAEKRLNPKDTLIFPLTWNGKRMLDNLLKIGKRVDHPWSFDKLNHNILYIKPINIGVVENGNHSMAVNIINNESSDVRVDEILDLSIIYEDIYTDGIHFRKKETDTIIDEVDNLEMAAIFEIGRLIQENGLYYGT comes from the coding sequence ATGTTTAAATCATTGGTTGAGCGGTTGCGAAATGATAAACCAAAAGGTCCCTCTCCAAATGAAATTAAGAGAGAGGAAGAAAGAAGAGAGTTCAATAACCTTCTAAGTATAGCTAAAAAAATACTTGCTAGCGATTCCCCTAATAAGATCTATGAATATATCTATACCTTGGGCAAAGCGAAACAGCATCAACTCATCGTGAATTGCTTTCGTAAGCATATGATCTCTAAAGAGGAGGTTTGGAACGAGGAAAATCTGTTCTTTTTACGTAAGAAAAGGAGTCTTCTTTTCAGAAGATTCGATGTTTCTGGCAATAATCTGTTGAACTTAACTAGTGTTAGAGAGGATATTCGGATAGCGGAAAAACGACTAAACCCAAAAGATACATTGATTTTCCCTCTAACATGGAATGGCAAAAGAATGCTTGATAATTTATTGAAGATCGGTAAACGAGTGGACCATCCTTGGTCTTTTGACAAATTAAATCATAACATTCTGTACATTAAGCCGATTAACATTGGGGTGGTGGAGAATGGAAATCATTCCATGGCCGTCAACATTATCAATAATGAATCTTCTGATGTTCGTGTCGATGAGATATTAGATCTCTCTATCATCTACGAAGATATTTACACTGATGGGATTCATTTTCGCAAAAAAGAAACAGATACGATCATTGACGAGGTTGACAACTTAGAAATGGCAGCGATTTTTGAAATTGGTCGTTTAATACAAGAAAATGGCCTCTACTATGGAACATAA
- a CDS encoding PadR family transcriptional regulator, which yields MSHKNNPKKFALNMSAAQFTKFYILHLLHKRTSMISEHFKEEFSKLTGNWQPAPSTLLDTLHDMHDEGLLHRTEDYKSHEKRRQKVYWYRVTEKGTEEFEILKKKYKSLFDEQIDILQKLMKEVYK from the coding sequence ATGTCACATAAAAATAATCCCAAGAAATTTGCTTTAAATATGTCCGCTGCACAATTCACCAAGTTTTACATTCTCCACCTCCTTCACAAAAGAACTTCTATGATCAGTGAGCATTTCAAAGAGGAATTTAGCAAGCTCACCGGTAATTGGCAACCAGCTCCATCCACCTTATTAGATACTCTACATGACATGCATGATGAAGGGTTGCTACATCGGACAGAAGATTATAAGTCCCATGAAAAACGAAGACAAAAGGTATATTGGTACCGTGTAACCGAGAAGGGCACAGAAGAATTTGAGATATTAAAAAAGAAATACAAGTCACTTTTTGATGAACAGATTGACATCTTACAGAAATTAATGAAAGAAGTGTACAAATAA